A single genomic interval of Mesoplodon densirostris isolate mMesDen1 chromosome 8, mMesDen1 primary haplotype, whole genome shotgun sequence harbors:
- the SLC4A3 gene encoding anion exchange protein 3 isoform X2, whose product MANGVIPPPGGASPLPQVRVPLEEPPLSPDMEEEDDDLGKTLAVSRFGDLINKPPAWDPEKPSRSYSERDFEFHRHTSHHTHHPLSVRLPPPHKLRRLPATSARQTRRKRKERTSAPPSEGTPPIQEEGGAGVDEEEEEEEEEEGESEAEPVEPPPAGSPPKAKFSIGSDEDDSPGLSGRAAFAKPLPPVGPRSDKSPQHSVSSPSPRARVSRVAGEKSRPRSPSTSYDLRERLCPGSALGSPGGPEQQVPTDEAEAQMLGSADLDDMKSHRLEDNPGVRRHLVKKPSRTQGGRGSPSGLAPILRRKKKKQQLDRRPHEVFVELNELMLDRSQEPHWRETARWIKFEEDVEEETERWGKPHVASLSFRSLLELRRTIAHGAALLDLEQTTLPGIAHLVVETMIVSDQIRPEDRASVLRTLLLKHSHPNDDKDSGFFPRNASSSSVNSVLGNHHPTPSHGPDGAVPTVADDLGEPAPLWPHDPEAKEKPLHMPGGDGHRGKSLKLLEKIPEDAEATVVLVGCVPFLEQPAAAFVRLNEAVLLESVLEVPVPVRFLFVMLGPGHTSTDYHELGRSIATLMSDKLFHDAAYQADDRQDLLSAISEFLDGSIVIPPSEVEGRDLLRSVAAFQRELLRKRREREQTKVEMTTQGGYVAPGKELAMELGGSEVPPDDDPLLRTGSVFGGLVRDVKRRYPHYPSDLRDALHSQCVAAVLFIYFAALSPAITFGGLLGEKTEGLMGVSELIVSTAVLGVLFSLLGAQPLLVVGFSGPLLVFEEAFFKFCRAQGLEYLTGRVWVGLWLVVFVLALVAAEGSFLVRYISPFTQEIFAFLISLIFIYETFHKLYKVFTEHPLLPFYPPEGALAAKLDLNGSALPTTEGPPGPRNQPNTALLSLILMLGTFLIAFFLRKFRNSRFLGGKARRIIGDFGIPISILVMVLVDYSITDTYTQKLTVPTGLSVTSPHKRTWFIPPLGSARPFPPWMMVAAAVPALLVLILIFMETQITALIVSQKARRLLKGSGFHLDLLLIGSLGGLCGLFGLPWLTAATVRSVTHVNALTVMRTAIAPGDKPQIQEVREQRVTGVLIASLVGLSIVMGAVLRRIPLAVLFGIFLYMGVTSLSGIQLSQRLLLILMPAKHHPEQPYVTKLDSEDAEPNFDEDGQDEYNELHMPV is encoded by the exons TTCACCGGCACACATCCCACCACACCCACCATCCGCTCTCGGTGCGCCTGCCTCCACCCCACAAGCTGCGGCGACTGCCCGCCACCTCTGCCCGGCAgaccaggaggaagaggaaggagagaaccTCGGCTCCCCCCTCTGAGGGGACCCCTCCCATCCAGGAGGAGGGGGGCGCCGGAGtggatgaggaggaggaagaggaggaggaagaggaaggggagtcTGAGGCAGAACCTGTAGAACCTCCACCCGCAGGGTCCCCACCCAAAGCAAAG TTCTCCATTGGAAGTGACGAGGACGACAGTCCCGGCCTCTCGGGGAGGGCCGCCTTCGCCAAGCCCCTGCCCCCCGTGGGCCCGCGCTCCGACAAGAGCCCCCAGCACTCGGTCAG TTCCCCTAGTCCCCGGGCCCGGGTCTCCCGAGTCGCCGGAGAGAAGAGCCGGCCACGGAGCCCCTCAACCAGCTATGACCTGCGGGAACGGCTATGCCCAGGCAGTGCCCTGGGCAGCCCGGGTGGCCCGGAGCAGCAGGTGCCCACTGATGAGGCGGAGGCCCAGATGCTGGGCTCCGCGGACCTGGACGACATGAAGA GTCACCGGCTGGAGGACAACCCTGGCGTGCGCCGGCACCTGGTAAAGAAGCCGTCTCGGACGCAGGGCGGGAGAGGCAGCCCCAGCGGCCTGGCCCCCATCCTGCgcaggaagaagaagaagcagcagCTGGACCGGAGGCCTCATGAG GTGTTTGTGGAGCTGAATGAGCTGATGCTGGACCGCAGCCAGGAGCCCCACTGGCGGGAGACGGCTCGCTGGATCAAGTTTGAGGAGGACGTGGAGGAAGAGACGGAGCGCTGGGGGAAGCCGCATGTGGCCTCGCTCTCCTTCCGCAGCCTGCTGGAGCTCAGGAGGACCATCGCCCACG GAGCTGCCCTCCTGGACCTGGAGCAGACCACTCTGCCAGGCATCGCACACCTCGTGGTGGAGACCATGATTGTGTCTGACCAGATCCGGCCGGAGGACAGGGCCAGTGTCCTTCGCACCCTGCTGCTGAAACACAG ccATCCCAATGATGACAAGGACAGTGGCTTCTTTCCCCGAAATGCGTCCAGTTCCAGCGTGAACTCGGTCCTAGGGAATCATCACCCAACCCCCAGCCATGGCCCCGATGGTGCAGTGCCTACTGTGGCTGATGACCTGGGGGAGCCAGCCCCACTCTGGCCTCATGACCCTGAGGCCAAGGAG AAGCCCCTCCACATGCCTGGGGGAGATGGTCACCGGGGGAAAAGCCTGAAGCTGCTGGAGAAGATCCCTGAAGATGCCGAGGCTACTGTTGTGCTCGTGG GCTGTGTGCCTTTCTTGGAGCAGCCAGCAGCAGCCTTTGTGCGCCTGAACGAAGCTGTACTCTTGGAGTCTGTGCTTGAGGTCCCCGTGCCGGTTCGCTTTCTCTTTGTGATGCTGGGGCCCGGCCACACCAGCACCGACTATCACGAGCTTGGGCGCTCCATTGCCACCCTCATGTCTGACAAG CTATTCCACGACGCTGCCTATCAGGCGGACGACCGGCAGGACCTCCTGAGCGCCATCAGCGAGTTCCTGGACGGCAGCATCGTGATCCCCCCGTCCGAGGTGGAGGGCCGAGACCTGCTGCGCTCCGTGGCTGCCTTCCAGCGCGAGCTGCTCAGGAAGCGGCGGGAGCGGGAGCAGACCAAAGTTGAGATGACCACCCAGGGCGGCTACGTGGCCCCTGGGAAAG AGCTGGCGATGGAACTGGGGGGCTCCGAGGTGCCCCCTGACGACGACCCCCTGCTGCGCACTGGCTCGGTGTTTGGGGGGCTTGTCCGGGACGTGAAGCGCCGGTACCCGCACTACCCCAGCGACCTGCGGGACGCCCTGCACTCCCAGTGCGTGGCCGCCGTGCTCTTCATCTACTTCGCTGCCCTCAGTCCCGCCATCACCTTCGGGGGGCTGCTAG GGGAGAAGACAGAAGGACTGATGGGTGTGTCTGAGCTGATCGTGTCCACGGCTGTGCTTGGCGTCCTCTTCTCTCTGCTGGGGGCCCAGCCGCTGCTCGTGGTTGGCTTCTCGGGGCCACTGCTCGTCTTCGAAGAAGCCTTCTTCAAG TTCTGTCGAGCCCAGGGCCTGGAGTACCTCACAGGCCGTGTGTGGGTTGGCCTCTGGCTGGTGGTCTTTGTCCTTGCCCTGGTGGCCGCGGAAGGCAGCTTCCTGGTCCGCTACATCTCACCTTTCACCCAGGAGATCTTCGCCTTCCTCATCTCGCTCATTTTCATCTATGAGACCTTCCACAAGCTCTACAAG GTGTTCACGGAGCACCCACTGCTGCCATTCTACCCCCCTGAGGGAGCCCTGGCAGCTAAGCTGGACCTGAATGGGAGTGCCCTGCCCACCACCGAGGGGCCGCCGGGCCCCAGGAACCAACCCAACACGGCTCTGCTGTCCCTCATCCTCATGCTCGGGACCTTCCTCATTGCCTTCTTCCTGCGCAAGTTCAGAAACAGCCGCTTCCTGGGTGGCAAG GCTCGCCGTATTATCGGGGACTTCGGCATCCCCATCTCCATTCTGGTGATGGTCCTGGTGGATTACTCCATTACAGACACCTACACACAG AAGCTGACGGTGCCCACGGGGCTCTCAGTGACCTCCCCCCATAAGCGCACGTGGTTCATCCCGCCCCTGGGTAGCGCCCGTCCTTTCCCGCCCTGGATGATGGTGGCAGCCGCCGTGCCCGCCCTCCTGGTCCTCATCCTGATCTTCATGGAGACACAGATCACTGC GCTCATTGTCAGCCAGAAGGCACGGAGGCTGCTCAAAGGCTCCGGCTTCCACCTGGACCTGCTTCTCATCGGCTCCCTGGGTGGGCTCTGTGGCTTGTTTGGGTTGCCCTGGCTCACGGCCGCCACCGTCCGCTCGGTCACCCACGTGAATGCACTGACCGTTATGCGCACTGCCATTGCTCCCGGCGACAAGCCCCAGATCCAGGAGGTGCGGGAGCAGCGGGTCACTGGAGTGCTCATCGCCAGCCTCGTGG gcctGTCCATTGTCATGGGGGCTGTGCTGCGCCGGATCCCACTGGCTGTACTCTTTGGAATTTTCCTGTACATGGGGGTCACATCGCTGTCTGGCATCCAGCTGTCCCAGCGTCTGTTGCTCATACTCATGCCAGCAAAACACCATCCCGAACAGCCCTATGTGACCAAG CTGGACTCTGAAGATGCTGAACCAAACTTTGATGAGGACGGCCAGGATGAGTACAACGAGCTGCACATGCCCGTGTGA
- the SLC4A3 gene encoding anion exchange protein 3 isoform X1: MANGVIPPPGGASPLPQVRVPLEEPPLSPDMEEEDDDLGKTLAVSRFGDLINKPPAWDPEKPSRSYSERDFEFHRHTSHHTHHPLSVRLPPPHKLRRLPATSARQTRRKRKERTSAPPSEGTPPIQEEGGAGVDEEEEEEEEEEGESEAEPVEPPPAGSPPKAKFSIGSDEDDSPGLSGRAAFAKPLPPVGPRSDKSPQHSVSSPSPRARVSRVAGEKSRPRSPSTSYDLRERLCPGSALGSPGGPEQQVPTDEAEAQMLGSADLDDMKSHRLEDNPGVRRHLVKKPSRTQGGRGSPSGLAPILRRKKKKQQLDRRPHEVFVELNELMLDRSQEPHWRETARWIKFEEDVEEETERWGKPHVASLSFRSLLELRRTIAHGAALLDLEQTTLPGIAHLVVETMIVSDQIRPEDRASVLRTLLLKHSHPNDDKDSGFFPRNASSSSVNSVLGNHHPTPSHGPDGAVPTVADDLGEPAPLWPHDPEAKEKPLHMPGGDGHRGKSLKLLEKIPEDAEATVVLVGCVPFLEQPAAAFVRLNEAVLLESVLEVPVPVRFLFVMLGPGHTSTDYHELGRSIATLMSDKLFHDAAYQADDRQDLLSAISEFLDGSIVIPPSEVEGRDLLRSVAAFQRELLRKRREREQTKVEMTTQGGYVAPGKELAMELGGSEVPPDDDPLLRTGSVFGGLVRDVKRRYPHYPSDLRDALHSQCVAAVLFIYFAALSPAITFGGLLGEKTEGLMGVSELIVSTAVLGVLFSLLGAQPLLVVGFSGPLLVFEEAFFKFCRAQGLEYLTGRVWVGLWLVVFVLALVAAEGSFLVRYISPFTQEIFAFLISLIFIYETFHKLYKVFTEHPLLPFYPPEGALAAKLDLNGSALPTTEGPPGPRNQPNTALLSLILMLGTFLIAFFLRKFRNSRFLGGKARRIIGDFGIPISILVMVLVDYSITDTYTQKLTVPTGLSVTSPHKRTWFIPPLGSARPFPPWMMVAAAVPALLVLILIFMETQITALIVSQKARRLLKGSGFHLDLLLIGSLGGLCGLFGLPWLTAATVRSVTHVNALTVMRTAIAPGDKPQIQEVREQRVTGVLIASLVGLSIVMGAVLRRIPLAVLFGIFLYMGVTSLSGIQLSQRLLLILMPAKHHPEQPYVTKVKTWRMHLFTCIQLGCIALLWVVKSTAASLAFPFLLLLTVPLRRCLLPRLFQDRELQALDSEDAEPNFDEDGQDEYNELHMPV; encoded by the exons TTCACCGGCACACATCCCACCACACCCACCATCCGCTCTCGGTGCGCCTGCCTCCACCCCACAAGCTGCGGCGACTGCCCGCCACCTCTGCCCGGCAgaccaggaggaagaggaaggagagaaccTCGGCTCCCCCCTCTGAGGGGACCCCTCCCATCCAGGAGGAGGGGGGCGCCGGAGtggatgaggaggaggaagaggaggaggaagaggaaggggagtcTGAGGCAGAACCTGTAGAACCTCCACCCGCAGGGTCCCCACCCAAAGCAAAG TTCTCCATTGGAAGTGACGAGGACGACAGTCCCGGCCTCTCGGGGAGGGCCGCCTTCGCCAAGCCCCTGCCCCCCGTGGGCCCGCGCTCCGACAAGAGCCCCCAGCACTCGGTCAG TTCCCCTAGTCCCCGGGCCCGGGTCTCCCGAGTCGCCGGAGAGAAGAGCCGGCCACGGAGCCCCTCAACCAGCTATGACCTGCGGGAACGGCTATGCCCAGGCAGTGCCCTGGGCAGCCCGGGTGGCCCGGAGCAGCAGGTGCCCACTGATGAGGCGGAGGCCCAGATGCTGGGCTCCGCGGACCTGGACGACATGAAGA GTCACCGGCTGGAGGACAACCCTGGCGTGCGCCGGCACCTGGTAAAGAAGCCGTCTCGGACGCAGGGCGGGAGAGGCAGCCCCAGCGGCCTGGCCCCCATCCTGCgcaggaagaagaagaagcagcagCTGGACCGGAGGCCTCATGAG GTGTTTGTGGAGCTGAATGAGCTGATGCTGGACCGCAGCCAGGAGCCCCACTGGCGGGAGACGGCTCGCTGGATCAAGTTTGAGGAGGACGTGGAGGAAGAGACGGAGCGCTGGGGGAAGCCGCATGTGGCCTCGCTCTCCTTCCGCAGCCTGCTGGAGCTCAGGAGGACCATCGCCCACG GAGCTGCCCTCCTGGACCTGGAGCAGACCACTCTGCCAGGCATCGCACACCTCGTGGTGGAGACCATGATTGTGTCTGACCAGATCCGGCCGGAGGACAGGGCCAGTGTCCTTCGCACCCTGCTGCTGAAACACAG ccATCCCAATGATGACAAGGACAGTGGCTTCTTTCCCCGAAATGCGTCCAGTTCCAGCGTGAACTCGGTCCTAGGGAATCATCACCCAACCCCCAGCCATGGCCCCGATGGTGCAGTGCCTACTGTGGCTGATGACCTGGGGGAGCCAGCCCCACTCTGGCCTCATGACCCTGAGGCCAAGGAG AAGCCCCTCCACATGCCTGGGGGAGATGGTCACCGGGGGAAAAGCCTGAAGCTGCTGGAGAAGATCCCTGAAGATGCCGAGGCTACTGTTGTGCTCGTGG GCTGTGTGCCTTTCTTGGAGCAGCCAGCAGCAGCCTTTGTGCGCCTGAACGAAGCTGTACTCTTGGAGTCTGTGCTTGAGGTCCCCGTGCCGGTTCGCTTTCTCTTTGTGATGCTGGGGCCCGGCCACACCAGCACCGACTATCACGAGCTTGGGCGCTCCATTGCCACCCTCATGTCTGACAAG CTATTCCACGACGCTGCCTATCAGGCGGACGACCGGCAGGACCTCCTGAGCGCCATCAGCGAGTTCCTGGACGGCAGCATCGTGATCCCCCCGTCCGAGGTGGAGGGCCGAGACCTGCTGCGCTCCGTGGCTGCCTTCCAGCGCGAGCTGCTCAGGAAGCGGCGGGAGCGGGAGCAGACCAAAGTTGAGATGACCACCCAGGGCGGCTACGTGGCCCCTGGGAAAG AGCTGGCGATGGAACTGGGGGGCTCCGAGGTGCCCCCTGACGACGACCCCCTGCTGCGCACTGGCTCGGTGTTTGGGGGGCTTGTCCGGGACGTGAAGCGCCGGTACCCGCACTACCCCAGCGACCTGCGGGACGCCCTGCACTCCCAGTGCGTGGCCGCCGTGCTCTTCATCTACTTCGCTGCCCTCAGTCCCGCCATCACCTTCGGGGGGCTGCTAG GGGAGAAGACAGAAGGACTGATGGGTGTGTCTGAGCTGATCGTGTCCACGGCTGTGCTTGGCGTCCTCTTCTCTCTGCTGGGGGCCCAGCCGCTGCTCGTGGTTGGCTTCTCGGGGCCACTGCTCGTCTTCGAAGAAGCCTTCTTCAAG TTCTGTCGAGCCCAGGGCCTGGAGTACCTCACAGGCCGTGTGTGGGTTGGCCTCTGGCTGGTGGTCTTTGTCCTTGCCCTGGTGGCCGCGGAAGGCAGCTTCCTGGTCCGCTACATCTCACCTTTCACCCAGGAGATCTTCGCCTTCCTCATCTCGCTCATTTTCATCTATGAGACCTTCCACAAGCTCTACAAG GTGTTCACGGAGCACCCACTGCTGCCATTCTACCCCCCTGAGGGAGCCCTGGCAGCTAAGCTGGACCTGAATGGGAGTGCCCTGCCCACCACCGAGGGGCCGCCGGGCCCCAGGAACCAACCCAACACGGCTCTGCTGTCCCTCATCCTCATGCTCGGGACCTTCCTCATTGCCTTCTTCCTGCGCAAGTTCAGAAACAGCCGCTTCCTGGGTGGCAAG GCTCGCCGTATTATCGGGGACTTCGGCATCCCCATCTCCATTCTGGTGATGGTCCTGGTGGATTACTCCATTACAGACACCTACACACAG AAGCTGACGGTGCCCACGGGGCTCTCAGTGACCTCCCCCCATAAGCGCACGTGGTTCATCCCGCCCCTGGGTAGCGCCCGTCCTTTCCCGCCCTGGATGATGGTGGCAGCCGCCGTGCCCGCCCTCCTGGTCCTCATCCTGATCTTCATGGAGACACAGATCACTGC GCTCATTGTCAGCCAGAAGGCACGGAGGCTGCTCAAAGGCTCCGGCTTCCACCTGGACCTGCTTCTCATCGGCTCCCTGGGTGGGCTCTGTGGCTTGTTTGGGTTGCCCTGGCTCACGGCCGCCACCGTCCGCTCGGTCACCCACGTGAATGCACTGACCGTTATGCGCACTGCCATTGCTCCCGGCGACAAGCCCCAGATCCAGGAGGTGCGGGAGCAGCGGGTCACTGGAGTGCTCATCGCCAGCCTCGTGG gcctGTCCATTGTCATGGGGGCTGTGCTGCGCCGGATCCCACTGGCTGTACTCTTTGGAATTTTCCTGTACATGGGGGTCACATCGCTGTCTGGCATCCAGCTGTCCCAGCGTCTGTTGCTCATACTCATGCCAGCAAAACACCATCCCGAACAGCCCTATGTGACCAAG GTGAAGACCTGGCGGATGCATCTGTTTACGTGCATCCAGCTGGGCTGCATCGCGCTGCTCTGGGTGGTCAAGTCCACGGCGGCCTCGCTCGCCTTTCCCTTCCTGCTGCTGCTCACGGTGCCCCTGAGGCGTTGCCTCCTGCCCCGGCTCTTCCAGGACAGGGAGCTACAGGCG CTGGACTCTGAAGATGCTGAACCAAACTTTGATGAGGACGGCCAGGATGAGTACAACGAGCTGCACATGCCCGTGTGA